Proteins found in one Lutimonas zeaxanthinifaciens genomic segment:
- a CDS encoding GTP cyclohydrolase, whose translation MIQIKEISTKKELEEFVKFPFKLYKGNPYWVPPIINQEVAGFDKETNPVFEHADARFFLAIKGKEIVGRVAAIINNIEVKHQNVSRMRFGWIDFIDDLEVSKALIDKVEEIGRKAGLDFIEGPLGFSNLDKVGVLTEGFEIMSTMVTWYNYPYYAQHFKKLGLVPGQKFIETNFKLEDVDIAKYQKYASLIKRRYKLKAINFKSSREVLPYVEEMFHLFNTSYAKLSSFVPVSDKQIAYLKKKFISFVNPEYIKFIVDEKGKLVTFSITMPSFARALQKANGKLFPTGFLHLLYAKKYAKASVFFLIGIAPEYQKKGVTAIVFDEFFKTYSSKGVTKMIITPELEENKDIQLIWKNFKPQVHKRRCTMRMDITKK comes from the coding sequence ATGATTCAAATTAAGGAGATTTCGACTAAGAAGGAGCTTGAGGAATTTGTAAAATTCCCTTTTAAATTATACAAAGGAAACCCCTATTGGGTTCCCCCTATCATCAATCAGGAAGTAGCAGGCTTTGACAAAGAAACCAACCCTGTTTTTGAACATGCCGATGCACGTTTCTTTTTGGCCATAAAAGGCAAAGAAATTGTTGGAAGAGTGGCCGCGATCATTAATAATATTGAAGTAAAGCACCAAAATGTTAGCCGAATGCGTTTCGGATGGATTGATTTTATTGATGACCTGGAGGTAAGTAAAGCCTTAATAGATAAAGTTGAGGAAATTGGAAGAAAGGCGGGTCTTGATTTTATTGAAGGTCCTCTTGGCTTCTCCAATTTAGATAAGGTCGGAGTATTGACTGAAGGATTCGAAATCATGAGCACCATGGTAACCTGGTACAATTACCCTTATTATGCTCAACATTTTAAAAAACTCGGCCTTGTTCCCGGACAAAAATTTATAGAGACCAATTTCAAACTGGAGGATGTGGACATTGCTAAATACCAGAAATATGCCTCATTGATTAAAAGGAGGTATAAACTGAAAGCGATAAATTTTAAATCTTCCAGGGAGGTACTGCCTTATGTTGAAGAAATGTTCCACCTTTTTAATACTTCATACGCAAAATTATCTTCATTTGTACCTGTAAGTGATAAACAAATAGCCTATTTAAAGAAGAAATTTATCAGTTTTGTCAATCCTGAATACATAAAGTTTATCGTTGACGAAAAAGGAAAACTGGTTACCTTTTCCATAACTATGCCTTCTTTTGCCAGAGCCCTGCAAAAGGCCAATGGAAAGTTGTTTCCAACCGGATTTCTTCACCTTCTTTACGCCAAAAAATACGCTAAGGCCTCGGTATTTTTTTTGATAGGGATCGCTCCGGAATACCAGAAAAAAGGAGTAACTGCCATTGTGTTTGACGAGTTCTTTAAAACCTACAGCTCCAAGGGCGTTACAAAAATGATTATTACTCCCGAACTTGAAGAGAATAAGGATATTCAACTGATCTGGAAAAATTTTAAACCTCAAGTTCATAAAAGAAGATGCACCATGAGAATGGACATCACTAAAAAATGA
- a CDS encoding 16S rRNA (uracil(1498)-N(3))-methyltransferase yields MQLFFNPDISSSEEFISFTKEESRHIVKVLRKKPGDLLKITNGKGGLFSVEIEQAYDKKCTGRILNYEEKPKEWPYYLHIAIAPTKLNDRMEWFLEKATEIGIDEITPVICDRSERKQVKQERMEKVIISAMKQSLKFRMPFLNPVIGFSEFLKSADWDLGLIAHCEDGDKTSLKNFLPFKKRILIMIGPEGDFSTREIEEAMKTNLKPVSLGKSRLRTETAGIVACHTVSVLNE; encoded by the coding sequence ATGCAATTATTTTTCAATCCTGACATATCAAGTTCCGAGGAATTTATCTCCTTTACAAAGGAAGAGAGCCGACATATTGTAAAAGTATTGCGTAAAAAACCCGGGGATCTGCTTAAGATCACCAATGGAAAAGGAGGGTTGTTTTCGGTTGAAATTGAACAGGCTTATGATAAAAAATGTACCGGTCGAATTTTGAATTATGAAGAAAAACCGAAAGAATGGCCGTATTACCTTCATATTGCCATTGCCCCAACAAAGCTCAATGACCGCATGGAGTGGTTTCTTGAAAAGGCCACTGAAATAGGAATTGACGAGATAACTCCTGTAATATGTGACCGTTCAGAGCGAAAACAGGTAAAGCAGGAACGTATGGAAAAAGTGATCATTTCAGCGATGAAGCAATCACTTAAATTCCGGATGCCCTTTTTAAATCCTGTAATTGGATTTAGTGAATTTTTAAAAAGCGCTGACTGGGATCTGGGTTTGATCGCCCACTGTGAAGATGGAGACAAAACAAGTCTCAAGAATTTCTTACCTTTTAAAAAAAGAATTCTGATAATGATAGGCCCCGAAGGAGATTTCTCTACAAGAGAAATTGAAGAAGCCATGAAGACTAACTTAAAACCTGTCAGTCTGGGGAAAAGCAGATTAAGAACAGAAACTGCAGGGATCGTTGCCTGTCATACTGTTTCAGTTTTAAATGAATAA
- a CDS encoding DUF4159 domain-containing protein, with protein sequence MKFKLRNILESKPLLLKIFLMLVIGQFSYAQEVGILKYDGGGDWYANPTAVPNLIRFCNENIRTNIDEKPDNIEPQSKELFSYPIVFLTGHGNVYFSDDAINNIRNYLISGGFLHISDNYGLDTYIRREMKKVFPEIEFVEIPFDHAIYHQSYDFDGLPKIHEHDKKPASGYGLFYEGRLICFYDYESDLSDGWEDEFVHNDPPEVRLKALQMGANIISYAFKN encoded by the coding sequence ATGAAGTTCAAACTCAGGAATATCCTGGAATCGAAACCTCTTCTGTTGAAGATATTTCTTATGTTGGTAATTGGCCAGTTCAGTTATGCTCAGGAAGTTGGAATTTTGAAATATGACGGTGGTGGAGACTGGTATGCAAACCCTACTGCGGTCCCTAATTTAATTCGATTCTGTAACGAAAACATACGAACTAATATCGATGAAAAACCAGATAATATTGAACCTCAAAGTAAAGAACTCTTCAGTTATCCGATTGTTTTTCTGACGGGGCATGGAAATGTATATTTTTCAGATGATGCTATCAATAACATCAGGAATTATCTCATTTCAGGAGGTTTCCTGCATATTTCCGACAATTATGGTCTTGACACTTATATTCGGAGGGAAATGAAAAAAGTTTTTCCCGAAATTGAATTCGTCGAAATCCCTTTTGATCATGCTATTTATCATCAGTCCTATGATTTTGACGGCCTCCCAAAGATCCATGAACACGATAAAAAACCAGCAAGTGGGTATGGATTGTTTTATGAAGGAAGACTAATTTGTTTTTATGATTATGAAAGCGATCTAAGCGATGGCTGGGAAGATGAATTTGTTCATAATGATCCGCCTGAGGTCCGGTTAAAAGCCCTTCAGATGGGTGCCAATATTATTTCTTACGCTTTCAAAAACTAG
- a CDS encoding bile acid:sodium symporter family protein yields MTDIDSIHIHFNSDNLWVVNLTLSLVMFGVALDIKVSDFTNLLKSPRPVIVGIVSQFILIPLVTFLMIIMINPYPSVALGMIMVAACPGGNISNFMTKLAGGNTALSVSLTAFASLAALVMTPLNFAIWGSFYTPTKEILKSVQVSPTEVARFVLLILGIPLILGMVIKNYHPNFATKASRFLKPISILIFLSFIVVAFYNNLDIFMDHIHYVFFLVIAHNTLLLLTGFYFARMNKLSYLDQKTLSIETGIQNSGLGLLLVFSFFDGLGGMALLVAFWAIWDIASGLLIAYFWSEKTVKENK; encoded by the coding sequence ATGACAGACATTGACAGTATCCATATTCATTTTAATTCCGATAATTTATGGGTGGTAAACCTGACGCTTTCTCTGGTAATGTTTGGAGTGGCACTGGATATTAAAGTTTCGGATTTTACCAACCTTTTAAAATCGCCCAGGCCCGTCATCGTAGGAATTGTTTCACAGTTTATCCTTATTCCTCTGGTTACGTTTTTGATGATCATTATGATAAACCCGTATCCAAGTGTTGCCTTGGGAATGATCATGGTTGCAGCATGTCCGGGAGGAAATATTTCAAACTTTATGACTAAACTCGCTGGAGGTAATACCGCGTTATCAGTAAGCCTTACGGCTTTCGCCTCGCTGGCTGCCCTTGTCATGACTCCTTTGAATTTTGCCATTTGGGGAAGCTTTTACACGCCTACAAAGGAGATCTTAAAATCTGTTCAGGTATCACCTACTGAGGTGGCCCGCTTTGTACTCCTCATACTTGGAATTCCGTTGATTCTTGGTATGGTCATCAAAAATTATCATCCAAATTTTGCAACCAAGGCATCTCGATTTCTCAAACCCATTTCCATTTTAATATTCCTGTCTTTTATAGTTGTGGCCTTTTACAATAATTTGGATATTTTTATGGATCATATCCATTATGTATTCTTTTTGGTGATAGCTCACAATACCCTGTTGCTTCTTACGGGGTTTTATTTCGCCAGGATGAACAAACTTTCTTATCTTGATCAGAAGACTTTAAGCATCGAAACAGGAATACAAAATTCGGGATTGGGGCTGCTGCTGGTATTTAGTTTTTTTGACGGACTCGGAGGAATGGCGCTTCTGGTGGCTTTCTGGGCAATATGGGATATTGCGTCAGGACTTTTGATTGCTTATTTTTGGTCCGAAAAAACGGTTAAGGAAAATAAATGA
- a CDS encoding lysophospholipid acyltransferase family protein encodes MKKLWYLFVKFYIRTGFAFYFKRVLVSGKENVPKGKAILFVANHQNALIDPLLIGSVSPRELNFLTRADVFNKRLVRWLLSTVNMLPIYRIKDGINSLSRNEEVFEKCYKILNNKGTVLIFPEGNHNIQRRLRILSKGFTRIIFGTLKINPDLEIVVVPIGINYSNAKKYASSVHLIFGEPIIVNDHHKESALNGASSQLKTDVSNAMKKLITHIENAEHHDTITAKFHEEEFLHPNKVNQRISELGHEEEFEKTVESEFHLLKPLIHMNSFFPLLIWRKFYPKIVEEEFIATYRFSMGISIFPLFYLLQSFIVYLLLGSTASYFYLAFSFLIVFLYVKSK; translated from the coding sequence ATGAAGAAACTCTGGTACCTTTTTGTGAAGTTTTACATTCGAACGGGATTCGCTTTTTATTTCAAAAGAGTGCTTGTCTCGGGTAAAGAGAATGTACCAAAAGGGAAAGCTATATTATTTGTTGCAAATCATCAAAATGCCTTGATTGACCCTCTACTTATTGGGTCGGTTTCTCCACGGGAACTAAACTTTTTGACCCGGGCAGACGTATTTAACAAAAGACTGGTCAGGTGGCTCCTGTCCACCGTGAACATGCTTCCTATTTACAGGATAAAAGACGGGATCAACAGTCTTTCGAGGAATGAAGAAGTTTTTGAGAAATGTTATAAAATTTTAAACAATAAAGGCACAGTACTCATTTTTCCGGAAGGAAATCACAATATTCAAAGAAGGCTTAGAATTTTGAGCAAGGGGTTTACCCGAATTATTTTCGGTACCTTAAAAATCAATCCGGATCTGGAAATTGTTGTTGTACCTATTGGGATCAATTATTCCAACGCCAAGAAATACGCCAGCAGTGTTCATCTTATTTTTGGTGAACCCATTATTGTCAACGATCACCATAAAGAATCTGCCTTAAACGGGGCATCCTCTCAACTGAAAACCGACGTTAGTAATGCCATGAAAAAGCTCATTACTCATATTGAAAATGCCGAACATCACGATACGATCACGGCTAAATTCCATGAGGAGGAATTTCTACACCCCAACAAAGTAAATCAAAGGATCAGCGAACTAGGTCATGAGGAGGAATTTGAAAAAACCGTCGAGAGTGAATTTCATTTGTTAAAACCATTGATCCACATGAACAGTTTTTTCCCGTTGCTTATCTGGCGAAAGTTTTATCCTAAAATAGTTGAAGAAGAATTTATCGCGACCTATCGATTTTCAATGGGTATTTCAATTTTCCCGCTATTTTATCTGCTGCAGTCCTTTATTGTATATCTGCTTCTTGGAAGCACTGCTTCGTATTTTTACCTGGCATTCAGCTTTTTGATCGTTTTCCTTTACGTAAAATCAAAGTGA
- a CDS encoding glycoside hydrolase family 3 N-terminal domain-containing protein, whose translation MNKIMLFLALIVGLTLQSQTDPLKTKDSIAQDKWVDSIMRTMSVEEKIGQLFMVAAYSNKDAAHEKFISDLITRHHIGALIFFQDQAVKQMELTNRYQSLSKVPLLIGIDGEWGLRMRLKNTVSFPYNMALGAIRDNSLLYDMGKQMGKHMKREGVHINFAPVVDVNTNPLNPVIGNRSYGEDVHNVTRKAIAFTKGIQSENIMACAKHFPGHGDTSQDSHKTLPSVNHDRARLDSVELYPYREIFKEGIGAAMVGHLSVPALEPNESLPSSLSHNIIAGLLKEEMGFKGLIVTDALNMKGSTNFASSEEINLQAILAGNDLLDVPLEVAKSIELFKKAYSKGTLTKERLDESVRKILKTKYWAGLNNYQPLVTDNLMKDLNSIEDDLMNRRLVESSITLVQNKNEVLPIKDLEKNRVAYIKIGKHNNRTFVKRLNDYAKVDLISARTLSEYLNKLKNYETVIVGFHTSLGAYANYKIADDELALLEGIAKKHKVILNLFASPYSLLKINSFENIDGIIVSYQNTALAQDISAQMIFGALDIKGMLPVNIKDDFKSGYGLQLSSINRLGYSIPEDVGLDRSKLKKIDSVAALVIDSAMAPGLHVLVARHGKVVFRESYGYYTYDQKKKVDNNSVYDLASVTKILGGLPMIIKAEEDGKFDLDSPLGELMPVLKGSNKDTVTVREALSHYAKLKPYIPYYETMVEGEDSTPMEKYFSQKSSSKYSIKVAENLYLRTDYQDTIYKLIAEAPQREELEYKYSGLPFYLFKDYLEKAYGQSLDELNANYFYKPLGATTLVYNPLNKIPKSTIVPTEDDSFFRHQLLHGNVHDEGAAMMGGVSGNAGLFGNANDVAKMMQMYLQKGYYGGKSYFKPESFDKFNKRYFEENGVRRGLGFDKPQLDESMATCGCISFKSFGHSGYTGTYTFADPETEIVYVFLSNRVYPTRENNKLGDADIRTVVQGLIQESIMD comes from the coding sequence ATGAATAAGATCATGCTGTTCCTGGCTTTGATTGTTGGTCTGACGCTCCAGTCTCAGACAGATCCTTTAAAAACGAAAGATAGTATAGCTCAGGATAAATGGGTGGATAGTATCATGAGAACCATGAGTGTTGAGGAGAAAATAGGACAGTTATTCATGGTGGCTGCCTACAGCAATAAGGATGCTGCCCACGAAAAATTCATAAGTGACCTCATCACCAGGCACCATATTGGCGCCTTGATTTTCTTTCAGGATCAGGCGGTAAAGCAGATGGAACTTACGAACAGATATCAAAGTCTTTCAAAAGTTCCTCTTTTGATTGGAATTGACGGAGAATGGGGGCTCAGGATGCGGCTGAAGAATACAGTATCTTTTCCTTATAATATGGCTTTGGGCGCTATCAGAGACAATAGCCTGCTCTATGATATGGGAAAGCAAATGGGGAAACATATGAAACGAGAGGGCGTGCATATTAATTTTGCTCCTGTAGTTGATGTAAATACCAATCCGCTAAATCCTGTTATCGGAAACAGATCCTATGGAGAAGACGTTCATAATGTAACTAGGAAAGCCATTGCCTTTACAAAAGGGATACAAAGCGAGAACATTATGGCATGTGCCAAGCATTTTCCGGGGCATGGAGATACCTCACAGGACTCACACAAAACATTACCTTCCGTCAATCATGACAGAGCCAGACTGGATTCTGTTGAGCTCTATCCCTACCGCGAAATTTTTAAAGAAGGAATTGGAGCAGCCATGGTAGGGCACCTTAGCGTACCTGCCCTGGAACCAAATGAATCGCTGCCCTCTTCTTTGTCTCACAACATCATTGCAGGATTGTTGAAAGAAGAAATGGGATTTAAGGGGTTAATCGTTACGGATGCATTGAATATGAAAGGTTCGACAAACTTCGCATCCTCAGAAGAAATTAACCTGCAGGCGATTCTTGCCGGAAATGATCTCCTTGACGTGCCACTTGAAGTTGCAAAATCGATAGAACTCTTTAAAAAAGCCTATTCAAAAGGCACACTGACAAAAGAAAGACTGGATGAGTCCGTAAGAAAGATTCTTAAAACCAAATACTGGGCGGGATTGAATAATTATCAGCCCCTCGTGACGGACAACCTGATGAAGGACCTCAATTCCATTGAAGATGATTTGATGAATAGGAGGCTGGTCGAAAGTTCCATAACCCTGGTGCAGAATAAAAATGAAGTGCTGCCGATCAAGGATCTGGAAAAAAACAGAGTGGCCTATATCAAGATTGGCAAACACAACAACCGGACTTTTGTTAAAAGATTAAATGATTACGCAAAAGTTGATCTGATTTCGGCGAGAACTCTTTCGGAGTATTTGAATAAGTTGAAAAACTATGAGACGGTCATTGTTGGTTTTCATACGAGTTTAGGAGCTTATGCCAATTATAAGATAGCAGACGATGAACTGGCCCTTCTTGAAGGTATAGCCAAAAAACACAAGGTCATTTTGAACCTGTTCGCAAGTCCCTACAGTTTGTTGAAGATTAATTCCTTTGAGAATATTGATGGAATCATCGTATCCTATCAAAATACGGCCCTGGCTCAGGATATATCGGCCCAGATGATTTTTGGGGCCCTGGACATCAAAGGAATGCTCCCCGTAAATATTAAGGATGATTTTAAGTCTGGCTATGGCCTTCAATTATCTTCTATAAATCGCCTGGGATATTCTATTCCTGAGGACGTAGGCCTTGACAGGTCAAAATTGAAGAAAATTGATTCCGTTGCTGCTTTAGTCATTGATTCTGCCATGGCTCCCGGGCTTCACGTGTTGGTGGCGCGTCATGGTAAGGTAGTTTTTAGAGAAAGCTACGGTTACTATACTTATGATCAAAAAAAAAAGGTAGACAATAACAGTGTGTATGATTTAGCTTCCGTTACAAAGATTCTTGGAGGCCTGCCCATGATCATTAAGGCAGAAGAGGATGGCAAATTTGATCTTGATTCTCCATTGGGTGAATTGATGCCGGTATTAAAGGGAAGTAACAAGGATACCGTGACGGTTCGGGAGGCATTGTCGCATTATGCAAAACTCAAGCCTTATATCCCGTATTACGAGACCATGGTTGAAGGGGAGGATAGTACTCCAATGGAAAAATATTTTAGTCAAAAATCTTCATCGAAATACAGCATCAAAGTTGCAGAAAATCTTTATTTAAGGACGGATTATCAAGACACCATTTACAAGTTGATAGCAGAGGCTCCACAAAGGGAGGAATTGGAATACAAGTACAGTGGTTTACCCTTTTATCTTTTTAAGGATTACCTGGAAAAGGCTTATGGCCAGTCTCTGGATGAATTAAATGCCAACTATTTTTATAAACCTCTTGGGGCAACAACCTTGGTTTACAATCCCTTGAATAAGATTCCTAAATCAACCATTGTGCCCACTGAAGATGATTCCTTTTTCCGGCACCAGCTGCTTCATGGGAACGTCCACGATGAAGGTGCAGCCATGATGGGTGGTGTCAGTGGAAACGCCGGATTGTTTGGCAACGCTAATGATGTGGCGAAAATGATGCAGATGTATCTTCAAAAGGGTTACTATGGTGGGAAAAGTTACTTCAAACCAGAGTCTTTTGATAAGTTCAATAAAAGATATTTTGAGGAAAACGGAGTAAGAAGGGGCTTAGGTTTTGATAAGCCTCAATTAGATGAATCAATGGCTACCTGTGGCTGTATTTCGTTTAAAAGTTTTGGCCATAGCGGTTACACCGGCACCTACACTTTTGCAGATCCTGAGACGGAAATTGTTTATGTGTTCCTTTCGAATCGCGTTTATCCGACCCGCGAAAACAACAAGCTGGGGGATGCCGATATTAGAACGGTGGTTCAGGGGTTAATTCAGGAATCCATCATGGATTAA